The Nocardioides sp. S-1144 genome includes a region encoding these proteins:
- a CDS encoding 5-(carboxyamino)imidazole ribonucleotide synthase — MMAEPAAALGIPLRLLAEAPGVSAAQVIVDQQVGDHTDLADLRSVTAGAAVVTFDHEHVPTAHLRALAGDGVAVRPGPDALVHAQDKGVMRERLGALGVPCPRHAIVASVADVEAFGFPCVLKTTRGGYDGKGVWVVRSADDVPGPLATAEANGVRLLAEELVDFRRELSALVVRAPSGQAAAYPVVESVQRDGVCHEVVAPAPGLDPALATHAQEVALRVAGELDVTGVLAVELFETADGRILVNELAMRPHNTGHWTQDGAVTSQFENHLRAVLDLPLGSPAPRERWTVMVNILGAPEGPEGAGQPGRLYDGYPHAMARDPRLRVHLYGKDLRPGRKVGHVNAYGDDLDDCLERARHAAAWFRGDLGNESE, encoded by the coding sequence ATGATGGCCGAGCCCGCCGCCGCGCTCGGCATCCCGCTGCGCCTGCTCGCCGAGGCCCCCGGGGTCTCCGCTGCCCAGGTGATCGTCGACCAGCAGGTCGGCGACCACACCGACCTGGCCGACCTCCGGTCGGTGACCGCCGGCGCCGCGGTGGTGACCTTCGACCACGAGCACGTGCCCACCGCCCACCTGCGGGCCCTCGCCGGCGACGGCGTCGCCGTGCGGCCCGGGCCCGACGCCCTCGTGCACGCCCAGGACAAGGGCGTCATGCGCGAGCGCCTCGGCGCGCTCGGCGTGCCCTGCCCGCGCCACGCGATCGTCGCCTCGGTCGCCGACGTCGAGGCGTTCGGCTTCCCGTGCGTGCTCAAGACCACCCGCGGCGGCTACGACGGCAAGGGCGTCTGGGTGGTCCGCTCGGCCGACGACGTCCCCGGTCCGCTCGCGACCGCCGAGGCCAACGGCGTGCGGCTGCTCGCCGAGGAGCTCGTCGACTTCCGCCGCGAGCTGTCCGCGCTCGTCGTCCGCGCGCCGAGCGGCCAGGCGGCCGCCTACCCCGTCGTGGAGTCGGTGCAGCGCGACGGCGTCTGCCACGAGGTGGTCGCCCCGGCGCCCGGGCTCGACCCCGCGCTGGCCACGCACGCCCAGGAGGTGGCGCTGCGGGTGGCCGGCGAGCTCGACGTCACCGGCGTCCTCGCGGTGGAGCTGTTCGAGACCGCCGACGGGCGGATCCTGGTCAACGAGCTGGCGATGCGGCCGCACAACACCGGCCACTGGACCCAGGACGGGGCGGTGACCTCGCAGTTCGAGAACCACCTGCGCGCGGTGCTCGACCTGCCGCTCGGCTCGCCCGCGCCGCGCGAGCGGTGGACGGTGATGGTCAACATCCTCGGCGCACCCGAGGGGCCCGAGGGCGCCGGGCAGCCGGGGCGCCTCTACGACGGCTACCCGCACGCGATGGCCCGCGACCCGCGGCTGCGCGTGCACCTCTACGGCAAGGACCTGCGCCCCGGGCGCAAGGTCGGCCACGTCAACGCCTACGGCGACGACCTCGACGACTGCCTGGAGCGGGCGCGGCACGCCGCCGCCTGGTTCCGGGGCGACCTGGGCAACGAGAGCGAGTGA
- a CDS encoding D-alanine--D-alanine ligase family protein — protein MSAPTVGAGRIRVAVIGGGASCEHDVSLASAASVADHLDTAAYDVVRLTIDPHGTWLDREGRPVGLTGAACLLRRCDVVLPVVHGPHGEDGTLAALCDLAGVPYVGSGVRAGALAMDKWTTKLVANAVGVATAPGVLLTPATRAGHRWTHPVVVKPVAAGSSHGVTLVDEPAGLDDALAAAFALDDRVLVEDLVVGREVDVAVLSRPDGSRVVSPALEIVVDGLFGFEEKYGGHADFRLPAAISETERKSLKDAAVAVYDALGCAGVARVDFFLPDQVAPGSTAGPVLNEVNTMPGFTARSQVPRMFAAAGLPYADLLDLLVRDALAPGRPG, from the coding sequence GTGAGCGCCCCCACCGTGGGCGCCGGCCGGATCCGCGTCGCCGTCATCGGCGGCGGGGCCAGCTGCGAGCACGACGTCTCGCTCGCCTCGGCGGCCTCGGTCGCCGACCACCTCGACACCGCGGCCTACGACGTCGTCCGGCTCACCATCGACCCGCACGGCACCTGGCTCGACCGCGAGGGGCGCCCGGTCGGGCTCACCGGCGCCGCGTGCCTGCTGCGCCGGTGCGACGTGGTGCTGCCCGTCGTGCACGGCCCGCACGGCGAGGACGGCACCCTGGCCGCGCTCTGCGACCTCGCCGGGGTGCCCTACGTCGGCTCCGGCGTGCGCGCCGGGGCGCTGGCGATGGACAAGTGGACGACCAAGCTCGTCGCCAACGCCGTCGGGGTGGCCACGGCCCCCGGTGTGCTCCTCACGCCGGCGACCCGCGCCGGCCACCGCTGGACCCACCCCGTCGTGGTCAAGCCGGTCGCCGCGGGGTCCAGCCACGGCGTCACGCTCGTCGACGAGCCGGCGGGCCTCGACGACGCGCTCGCCGCGGCCTTCGCCCTCGACGACCGGGTCCTGGTCGAGGACCTCGTGGTGGGCCGGGAGGTCGACGTCGCCGTGCTCAGCCGGCCCGACGGCTCGCGGGTGGTCTCGCCCGCGCTGGAGATCGTCGTCGACGGGCTGTTCGGCTTCGAGGAGAAGTACGGCGGCCACGCCGACTTCCGGCTGCCGGCCGCGATCTCCGAGACCGAGCGCAAGAGCCTCAAGGACGCCGCCGTCGCCGTCTACGACGCGCTCGGCTGTGCCGGCGTGGCCCGCGTCGACTTCTTCCTCCCCGACCAGGTGGCCCCGGGGTCGACGGCCGGGCCGGTGCTCAACGAGGTCAACACGATGCCCGGCTTCACCGCCCGGTCCCAGGTGCCGCGGATGTTCGCCGCCGCCGGGCTGCCCTACGCCGACCTGCTCGACCTGCTCGTCCGCGACGCGCTGGCGCCGGGCCGGCCCGGGTGA
- the arfB gene encoding alternative ribosome rescue aminoacyl-tRNA hydrolase ArfB, which produces MTAPGADLRVGPGVTIPAGELVERFSRSSGPGGQSVNTTDSRVELEYDVLGSTALTDAQRARVVGRVGSPVVVVASEHRSQHRNRVAARERLVDRLRTALAAPAPTRRPTKPTKGSQRRRLEAKKQRGRTKSMRGRVEGD; this is translated from the coding sequence GTGACCGCTCCGGGCGCGGACCTGCGGGTCGGGCCCGGCGTCACGATCCCCGCCGGTGAGCTCGTCGAGCGGTTCAGCCGGTCCTCCGGTCCGGGCGGGCAGTCGGTCAACACCACCGACAGCCGTGTCGAGCTCGAGTACGACGTGCTCGGCTCCACCGCCCTCACCGACGCCCAGCGCGCCCGCGTCGTGGGCCGGGTGGGCTCGCCGGTGGTGGTCGTCGCCTCCGAGCACCGCTCCCAGCACCGCAACCGGGTGGCGGCGCGCGAGCGGCTCGTCGACCGGCTCCGCACCGCGCTGGCCGCGCCCGCCCCGACCCGGAGACCCACCAAGCCGACCAAGGGCTCGCAGCGGCGCCGGCTGGAGGCCAAGAAGCAGCGCGGGCGGACCAAGTCGATGCGCGGGCGGGTCGAGGGCGACTGA
- a CDS encoding sensor histidine kinase, protein MDDRVRRWAPTIALGVLVLALGLAEAVSTPYVYSTHGRGALALVAVATAGAVAASRRFPGPALALAWLILLLQLASDTQLMLVQSAFVVVAFASARWGHPLTVAASALSVPGAASCLVLLVATQDYLPLLDVVGYQALLDTASRFGDSWRIGAVVIVVGLLGLPWLAGIAMRFSDRARASQVSQARAEEEAARAVRESGQALEIARLRDEQARLARDVHDVVGHSLAVILAQAESAQYLPDDDPARLKQTMATIATSARSSLQEVRAVLTPDSVAGAAPRPLDTLVEGVRAGGHEVVSRELGTPQPLPPELEVVAYRVLQEMLTNAVKHGSRDEPVFVERHWPDGTNARDLRIEVRNAVLAAPPEGTGEVDDTGRGLDGMRQRLEAVGGRLDVRRRDEDAVVTFTVTAWLPVSRLRDGAGAPG, encoded by the coding sequence ATGGACGACCGGGTGAGGCGGTGGGCGCCGACGATCGCCCTCGGCGTGCTCGTCCTGGCGCTCGGCCTGGCCGAGGCGGTCTCGACGCCCTACGTCTACAGCACCCACGGACGGGGTGCCCTGGCGCTCGTGGCCGTCGCGACCGCGGGCGCGGTGGCGGCGAGCCGCCGCTTCCCGGGGCCGGCGCTCGCGCTGGCCTGGCTGATACTGCTGCTGCAGCTGGCCAGCGACACCCAGCTGATGCTGGTGCAGTCGGCCTTCGTGGTCGTCGCCTTCGCCTCGGCCCGCTGGGGCCACCCGCTCACCGTGGCCGCCAGCGCCCTGTCGGTGCCGGGGGCGGCGTCCTGCCTGGTGCTCCTGGTCGCCACCCAGGACTACCTGCCGCTGCTCGACGTCGTCGGCTACCAGGCCCTGCTCGACACGGCCTCGCGCTTCGGCGACTCCTGGCGCATCGGCGCCGTGGTCATCGTGGTCGGCCTGCTCGGCCTGCCCTGGCTGGCCGGTATCGCGATGCGGTTCAGCGACCGGGCCCGCGCCTCGCAGGTCTCGCAGGCCCGGGCCGAGGAGGAGGCCGCGCGCGCGGTCCGCGAGTCGGGGCAGGCCCTCGAGATCGCCCGGCTGCGCGACGAGCAGGCCCGGCTGGCCCGCGACGTGCACGACGTGGTGGGCCACTCCCTCGCCGTCATCCTGGCCCAGGCGGAGTCGGCGCAGTACCTGCCCGACGACGACCCCGCCCGGCTCAAGCAGACGATGGCGACCATCGCGACGTCCGCGCGCTCCTCGCTGCAGGAGGTGCGCGCGGTGCTCACGCCCGACTCCGTCGCCGGCGCCGCACCGCGCCCGCTCGACACCCTGGTCGAGGGCGTGCGGGCCGGCGGCCACGAGGTCGTCTCGCGCGAGCTGGGCACGCCGCAGCCGCTGCCGCCCGAGCTGGAGGTCGTCGCCTACCGCGTGCTGCAGGAGATGCTGACGAACGCCGTGAAGCACGGCAGCCGCGACGAGCCGGTCTTCGTGGAGCGGCACTGGCCCGACGGCACCAACGCCCGCGACCTGCGCATCGAGGTCCGCAACGCCGTCCTCGCCGCGCCGCCCGAGGGGACCGGCGAGGTCGACGACACCGGTCGTGGCCTCGACGGCATGCGCCAGCGGCTCGAGGCGGTCGGCGGCCGGCTCGACGTCCGCCGCCGCGACGAGGACGCCGTCGTCACGTTCACCGTGACCGCCTGGCTGCCCGTGAGCCGGCTCCGAGACGGCGCGGGCGCCCCGGGATGA
- a CDS encoding M15 family metallopeptidase, with the protein MTRATTSPAPPPRRAASDAAGSSTTILLSDPRVGAVPVHDTGEPLVRLPEALSPVRALVRAGLAGRLTAAAAALPAGVGLKVVEGHRTVAEQRAIIATYAADLCARHPGISATDLHVLTSRFVAPVDVAPHVAGAAVDVTLVDACGDELDLGTPIDATPEQSEGRCYLDADGIGADARAHRDLLALVLRGAGLVNYPTEWWHWSYGDRYWALLTGAPHALHGPVEIAVAA; encoded by the coding sequence ATGACCCGCGCCACGACCTCCCCCGCTCCCCCGCCGCGCCGCGCCGCGAGCGACGCCGCCGGGAGCAGCACGACGATCCTGCTCTCCGACCCCCGCGTCGGCGCCGTGCCGGTCCACGACACCGGCGAGCCGCTGGTGCGGCTGCCCGAGGCGCTCTCCCCGGTCCGGGCGCTGGTGCGGGCCGGGCTCGCCGGGCGGCTCACCGCCGCGGCGGCCGCCCTGCCGGCCGGCGTCGGCCTGAAGGTCGTCGAGGGCCACCGCACCGTGGCCGAGCAGCGCGCGATCATCGCCACCTACGCCGCCGACCTCTGCGCCCGGCACCCCGGCATCTCGGCCACCGACCTGCACGTGCTCACCAGCCGCTTCGTGGCACCGGTCGACGTGGCACCGCACGTGGCCGGCGCCGCGGTCGACGTCACCCTCGTCGACGCCTGCGGCGACGAGCTCGACCTCGGGACGCCGATCGACGCGACCCCCGAGCAGAGCGAGGGCCGCTGCTACCTCGACGCCGACGGCATCGGGGCCGACGCCCGTGCCCACCGTGACCTGCTCGCCCTGGTCCTGCGGGGCGCCGGGCTGGTGAACTACCCGACCGAGTGGTGGCACTGGTCCTACGGCGACCGCTACTGGGCGCTGCTCACCGGGGCGCCGCACGCCCTGCACGGCCCGGTCGAGATCGCGGTCGCGGCATGA
- the alr gene encoding alanine racemase codes for MSQPATDHRGATPPTAPRPAVRSVPAIRSTGARLHVDLDAVAANTALLAARTPGALMAVVKADGFGHGAAAVARTALAHGASWLGVTSLDEALALRADGVRAPVLSWLNPVGADFTAAIGHQVDVAVPSAAHLAAVTRAGVGARVHLHLDTGMARDGAAPSDWAALCRAARRAERAGQVRVVGVMGHLGCADVPEDPANAAARTVFAWGLGEARAAGLRPPLRHLAATAATLTDPAALHTMSRVGAGLVGIDPSGSTRLSPALTLTAPVVGVRRVAAGTAVGYGHAWAAGRATTLALLPLGYADGLPRVASGRAEVALRGRRHPVVGRISMDQVVVDVGDEAVQPGDVATVFGPGSAGEPTVSEWAGWAGTIEHEIVTGIGARVARS; via the coding sequence ATGAGCCAGCCCGCGACCGACCACCGCGGCGCGACGCCGCCGACGGCACCGCGACCGGCCGTGCGGTCCGTCCCGGCCATCCGTTCCACCGGGGCCCGGCTGCACGTCGACCTCGACGCCGTCGCGGCCAACACCGCCCTCCTCGCGGCACGGACCCCCGGCGCGCTGATGGCCGTCGTCAAGGCCGACGGCTTCGGCCACGGCGCCGCCGCGGTGGCCCGGACGGCGCTCGCGCACGGCGCCTCCTGGCTCGGGGTCACCAGCCTCGACGAGGCGCTCGCCCTGCGCGCGGACGGCGTCCGGGCGCCGGTGCTGAGCTGGTTGAACCCGGTCGGCGCCGACTTCACCGCCGCGATCGGCCACCAGGTCGACGTCGCCGTCCCCAGCGCGGCGCACCTCGCGGCCGTGACCCGCGCCGGCGTCGGCGCCCGGGTGCACCTGCACCTCGACACCGGGATGGCGCGCGACGGCGCCGCCCCGTCCGACTGGGCCGCCCTGTGCCGCGCCGCCCGCCGCGCCGAGCGGGCCGGGCAGGTGCGGGTCGTCGGGGTGATGGGGCACCTCGGCTGCGCCGACGTCCCCGAGGACCCGGCCAACGCCGCCGCCCGGACCGTCTTCGCGTGGGGCCTGGGTGAGGCCCGCGCCGCCGGCCTGCGACCGCCGCTGCGCCACCTCGCCGCAACCGCGGCCACCCTCACCGACCCCGCCGCGCTGCACACGATGAGCCGCGTCGGCGCCGGTCTGGTCGGCATCGACCCCAGCGGCAGCACCCGCCTCTCCCCCGCCCTGACCCTCACCGCGCCGGTGGTCGGGGTCCGCCGGGTCGCCGCCGGCACCGCCGTCGGCTACGGCCACGCGTGGGCGGCCGGCCGGGCCACGACGCTGGCGCTGCTGCCGCTCGGGTACGCCGACGGGCTGCCCCGGGTGGCGTCCGGGCGCGCCGAGGTGGCCCTGCGCGGGCGCCGGCACCCGGTCGTCGGCCGGATCTCGATGGACCAGGTCGTCGTCGACGTCGGCGACGAGGCCGTGCAGCCGGGCGACGTCGCCACCGTCTTCGGGCCCGGGAGCGCCGGCGAGCCCACCGTCTCCGAGTGGGCGGGCTGGGCCGGCACCATCGAGCACGAGATCGTCACGGGCATCGGCGCCCGGGTGGCGCGGTCGTGA
- a CDS encoding heparan-alpha-glucosaminide N-acetyltransferase domain-containing protein: protein MAGASASSPTHPGARLVGIDVARCVALLGMVATHVLDARTPAGDVAASQWLAGGRASALFAVLAGVSLALVTGRRTPFAGRRRLRATRAVVVRAVLVGLVGLLLGELDTGLAVILTYYAVLFVLALPFLGLRARPLLVLAVGWAVLAPVVSHLVRPGLPDRGTASPALDQLAEPGRLLSELLLTGYYPAVPWLAYLLLGLALGRLDLGSARVAARLVGVGLAVAVGATLLSGLLTRDRFGAAELDRVATGMCGQTPTDDGWRWLLVVAPHSTTPFDLLQTGGSAAVVVGLCLLLVAAVSAVAGPGERAVQVLCGAGTMTLTLYSLHVVMRTDAVWPAEEPDSLVWHVLVLAWVGALYAALDRSGPLERVVALASRRAGGTTGRG from the coding sequence GTGGCCGGCGCCTCGGCTTCTAGCCCCACGCACCCCGGCGCGCGGCTCGTCGGGATCGACGTCGCCCGCTGCGTGGCGCTGCTCGGCATGGTGGCCACCCACGTCCTGGACGCGCGCACCCCCGCCGGTGACGTGGCCGCGTCGCAGTGGCTGGCCGGCGGCCGCGCCTCGGCGCTGTTCGCGGTGCTCGCCGGGGTCTCGCTGGCGCTCGTCACCGGCCGGCGGACGCCGTTCGCGGGCCGCCGGCGGCTCCGGGCCACCCGGGCGGTCGTCGTCCGGGCGGTGCTGGTGGGCCTGGTCGGACTGCTGCTCGGCGAGCTCGACACCGGGCTCGCGGTGATCCTCACCTACTACGCGGTCCTCTTCGTGCTGGCCCTGCCGTTCCTCGGGCTGCGGGCTCGGCCGCTGCTGGTGCTGGCCGTCGGCTGGGCGGTCCTCGCCCCCGTCGTCAGCCACCTGGTGCGTCCCGGCCTGCCGGACCGCGGCACCGCCAGCCCGGCCCTCGACCAGCTCGCCGAGCCCGGGCGCCTGCTGTCCGAGCTGCTGCTCACCGGCTACTACCCGGCCGTGCCGTGGCTGGCCTACCTGCTCCTCGGCCTCGCGCTGGGCCGCCTCGACCTCGGGTCGGCCCGCGTCGCCGCGCGGCTGGTGGGGGTCGGGCTCGCGGTCGCGGTGGGCGCGACCCTCCTCTCGGGCCTGCTGACCCGCGACCGGTTCGGCGCCGCCGAGCTCGACCGCGTCGCCACCGGCATGTGCGGCCAGACCCCGACCGACGACGGCTGGCGCTGGCTCCTCGTCGTCGCGCCGCACTCGACGACGCCGTTCGACCTCCTCCAGACCGGCGGCAGCGCCGCGGTCGTGGTCGGTCTGTGCCTGCTGCTGGTCGCCGCGGTCTCGGCCGTGGCCGGGCCGGGGGAGCGGGCGGTGCAGGTGCTGTGCGGGGCCGGGACGATGACGCTGACGCTCTACAGCCTGCACGTCGTCATGCGCACCGACGCCGTCTGGCCGGCCGAGGAGCCGGACAGCCTCGTCTGGCACGTGCTGGTGCTGGCGTGGGTCGGCGCGCTGTACGCCGCCCTCGACCGCTCGGGACCACTCGAGCGGGTCGTCGCGCTCGCCTCGCGGCGGGCCGGCGGCACCACCGGTCGCGGATGA
- a CDS encoding response regulator, with translation MTDIRVLLVDDQDLFREGVRVIVDAQDGMGVVGTAGDGFEAVRLVDELVPDVVLMDVRMPEMDGVEATRQIFAPDRVARRAATGARPVRVVVLTTFNLDDRAATAIRHGASGFLLKDTTPPMLADAIRTVHAGNAVLAPGDLTSLLAGSFTPPTPTPAAYLDLTDKEREVFAAVARGLSNAEVGGLVFASESTVKTHVGAILRKLGLRDRVQIVVYAHEHGLVGR, from the coding sequence GTGACCGACATCCGGGTGCTCCTCGTCGACGACCAGGACCTGTTCCGCGAGGGCGTGCGGGTCATCGTCGACGCCCAGGACGGCATGGGCGTCGTCGGCACCGCCGGTGACGGGTTCGAGGCCGTCCGGCTCGTCGACGAGCTCGTCCCCGACGTCGTCCTGATGGACGTCCGGATGCCCGAGATGGACGGCGTCGAGGCGACCCGCCAGATCTTCGCTCCCGACCGGGTCGCCCGCCGCGCGGCGACCGGGGCGCGGCCGGTGCGGGTGGTCGTGCTGACGACGTTCAACCTCGACGACCGGGCCGCGACCGCGATCCGGCACGGCGCCAGCGGCTTCCTGCTCAAGGACACCACGCCGCCGATGCTGGCCGACGCCATCCGCACCGTCCACGCCGGCAACGCCGTGCTGGCCCCCGGCGACCTGACCTCGCTGCTGGCGGGCAGCTTCACGCCGCCGACGCCGACCCCCGCGGCGTACCTGGACCTCACCGACAAGGAGCGGGAGGTCTTCGCCGCCGTGGCGCGCGGGCTCTCGAACGCCGAGGTGGGCGGCCTGGTCTTCGCCTCCGAGTCGACGGTGAAGACCCACGTCGGGGCGATCCTGCGCAAGCTCGGCCTGCGCGACCGGGTCCAGATCGTCGTCTACGCCCACGAGCACGGCCTCGTCGGTCGCTGA
- the purE gene encoding 5-(carboxyamino)imidazole ribonucleotide mutase, translating to MSQQTSAPTGGPRVGIVMGSDSDWPVMKLAALALEEFDVAHEADVVSAHRMPEEMLAYGKEAAARGLSVIIAGAGGAAHLPGMLASVTPLPVIGVPVPLSNLDGLDSLLSIVQMPAGVPVATVAVGGARNAGLLAVRILATSDPALRERMVAFQADLKRSAQEKGAAVRGESGGRRLGF from the coding sequence ATGAGCCAGCAGACCAGCGCGCCGACCGGGGGTCCCCGCGTCGGGATCGTGATGGGGTCCGACTCCGACTGGCCGGTGATGAAGCTCGCCGCGCTCGCGCTGGAGGAGTTCGACGTCGCCCACGAGGCCGACGTGGTCTCGGCCCACCGGATGCCCGAGGAGATGCTGGCCTACGGCAAGGAGGCCGCGGCCCGCGGACTGTCGGTGATCATCGCCGGCGCCGGCGGCGCCGCGCACCTGCCCGGCATGCTCGCCTCGGTCACCCCGCTGCCCGTGATCGGCGTCCCCGTGCCGCTGAGCAACCTCGACGGTCTCGACTCGCTGCTCTCGATCGTGCAGATGCCCGCCGGCGTGCCGGTCGCGACCGTCGCCGTCGGCGGCGCGCGCAACGCCGGGCTGCTCGCCGTCCGGATCCTCGCGACGTCCGACCCGGCCCTGCGCGAGCGGATGGTGGCCTTCCAGGCCGACCTGAAGCGCTCGGCGCAGGAGAAGGGTGCGGCCGTGCGCGGGGAGAGCGGTGGCCGGCGCCTCGGCTTCTAG
- a CDS encoding acyltransferase family protein, translated as MPETSLPPVPRPDPRPAREQWADVAKGVCIVLVVLWHVTRKDYLVLPWDVGVPVTGAWGRASELLLPVRMPLFFLISGLFAARQVQRPWPEVWRRRVAPLVYLFVLWTLVHTVVLQATPGFDTAIADGPRALLVQLSVTPGNLWYLLALALYVAVARATRSVPHWALAGALVLSAVASAGLVPTPGNRAGLLVNLVWFLLGVRAGRPAARLPAVGRLARARPRVVLAVGAVFAGAAGLWQALDADAWVGVRPVLGLLGILAGVAAAGVLARSSAGPALAALGRRTLPVYVLHLPLVALVHLAAADLVAGPVARSLPLAVLYPVLVSAVVVVACLALHRLAGALGAWWLFTAPWSGRAAPARAT; from the coding sequence GTGCCCGAGACCTCGCTGCCGCCCGTCCCACGACCTGACCCGCGCCCGGCCCGCGAGCAGTGGGCCGACGTCGCCAAGGGGGTCTGCATCGTGCTCGTCGTGCTGTGGCACGTGACGCGCAAGGACTACCTCGTCCTCCCGTGGGACGTCGGGGTGCCGGTCACCGGTGCCTGGGGCCGGGCCTCGGAGCTCCTGCTGCCCGTGCGGATGCCGCTGTTCTTCCTGATCTCCGGGCTCTTCGCGGCCCGGCAGGTGCAGCGGCCGTGGCCGGAGGTGTGGCGGCGCCGGGTGGCCCCGCTGGTGTACCTCTTCGTGCTCTGGACGCTGGTCCACACCGTCGTCCTGCAGGCCACGCCCGGCTTCGACACCGCGATCGCCGACGGTCCCCGCGCGCTCCTCGTGCAGCTGAGCGTGACGCCGGGCAACCTCTGGTACCTCCTGGCCCTCGCCCTCTACGTCGCCGTGGCCCGCGCGACCCGGTCCGTCCCGCACTGGGCGCTGGCCGGCGCCCTCGTGCTCAGCGCCGTGGCGAGCGCCGGACTGGTGCCCACCCCGGGGAACCGGGCCGGTCTGCTGGTCAACCTGGTCTGGTTCCTGCTCGGCGTCCGGGCCGGGCGACCGGCGGCCCGCCTCCCCGCCGTGGGCCGGCTCGCCCGCGCGCGCCCGCGGGTGGTGCTGGCGGTGGGCGCGGTGTTCGCCGGGGCGGCCGGGCTCTGGCAGGCGCTGGACGCCGACGCCTGGGTCGGCGTCCGGCCGGTGCTCGGCCTGCTCGGCATCCTCGCCGGCGTCGCCGCCGCCGGCGTGCTGGCCCGCTCCTCGGCCGGGCCGGCCCTGGCCGCGCTCGGCCGGCGCACCCTGCCGGTCTACGTGCTGCACCTGCCGCTCGTGGCGCTGGTGCACCTGGCCGCGGCCGACCTCGTGGCCGGCCCGGTCGCGCGGTCGCTGCCGCTCGCCGTGCTCTACCCGGTGCTCGTCAGCGCCGTGGTGGTCGTGGCCTGCCTCGCCCTGCACCGGCTGGCGGGGGCGCTCGGGGCGTGGTGGCTGTTCACCGCGCCGTGGTCGGGGCGGGCGGCGCCGGCGCGGGCCACCTGA
- a CDS encoding winged helix-turn-helix domain-containing protein, with amino-acid sequence MHEFQGVRVDPEVRGVWLQGEPVTLSRKEFDLLLALISRAGQVVTREELMRDVWQTTFWTSSKTIDVHLGWLRRKLGDDSRHPHLITTVRGRGLRFETEAPVPAE; translated from the coding sequence GTGCACGAGTTCCAAGGGGTCCGCGTGGATCCCGAGGTGCGCGGGGTCTGGCTGCAGGGCGAGCCCGTGACCCTCTCGCGCAAGGAGTTCGACCTCCTGCTCGCGCTGATCTCGCGCGCGGGCCAGGTCGTCACGCGCGAGGAGCTGATGCGCGACGTGTGGCAGACGACGTTCTGGACGTCGTCGAAGACCATCGACGTGCACCTCGGCTGGCTGCGCCGCAAGCTCGGTGACGACAGCCGCCACCCGCACCTGATCACCACGGTCCGCGGTCGGGGGCTGCGGTTCGAGACCGAGGCGCCCGTCCCGGCGGAGTGA
- a CDS encoding CoA-binding protein yields MANPDWQDPGAVRFMLDDCETWAVVGLTPNPARTAYSIAALLQERGKRVVPINPDGAEVLGEQGYRTLAEVPFGIDVVDVFRRSEAAGEFADQAVAVGARAVWFQLGVVDEAAHARTTAAGVPMVMDTCPAIEWRRRGDAP; encoded by the coding sequence GTGGCGAACCCCGACTGGCAGGACCCCGGTGCCGTGCGCTTCATGCTCGACGACTGCGAGACGTGGGCGGTCGTGGGGCTCACCCCCAACCCCGCCCGGACGGCGTACTCGATCGCCGCGCTGCTGCAGGAGCGCGGCAAGCGGGTGGTGCCGATCAACCCCGACGGCGCCGAGGTGCTCGGCGAGCAGGGGTACCGCACCCTGGCCGAGGTCCCCTTCGGCATCGACGTCGTCGACGTGTTCCGTCGCTCGGAGGCGGCCGGCGAGTTCGCCGACCAGGCCGTCGCGGTCGGGGCGCGCGCGGTGTGGTTCCAGCTCGGGGTCGTCGACGAGGCGGCCCACGCCCGCACGACCGCGGCCGGCGTCCCGATGGTGATGGACACCTGCCCCGCGATCGAGTGGCGCCGGCGCGGCGACGCGCCGTGA